A single genomic interval of Daucus carota subsp. sativus chromosome 1, DH1 v3.0, whole genome shotgun sequence harbors:
- the LOC108204877 gene encoding multiple C2 domain and transmembrane region protein 6 produces MGRLVVEVLEANDLMPKDGQGSASPFVEVDIDDQHQRTQTRIKDLNPSWHEKFVFKFDDLQDLSRKTIEVVIYNENTSHGNHNFLGRVRLSGLSVPKSESEATVQRYPLEKRGIFSHIRGDIALRLYLADGKDEDGASSDQAELPKEKTKKGMESRETPVQENVKRYDKKAQDDEFNDFSKQKIKRKKEKEIRTFYSVGTGGPTGPMPPMQKPVVLETRPQFIPPRPPMVMQNQIPMQKPEFGLVETRPPVAARMGYLGGDKMASTYDLVEKVHYLYINVVKARDLPALDVNGSLDPYVEVKVGNYRGLTKHLEHNQDPMWNSVFAFSKERLQSNVIEVIVRAKDLGKDDYVGKVVFDVVEVPLRVPPDSPLAPQWYRLAGQGEIMLAVWLGTQADEAFPEAWHSDAHDINHHNLASTRSKVYFSPKLYYLRVHVIEAQDLVPSDRTRLPQPYVRIQLGHQIRVTRPSQTRNINAAWNEELMFVASEPFEDVLIVSVEDRGEGGREDNMGRAMVPVREIPPRVDSSKLPDPRWLNLQRPSHSVHEDGEKEVKFSSKIRLCLCLDVGYHVLDETTHFSSDLQPSSKYLRKQRIGILEVGILSAQNLLPMKIREGGSTDAYCVAKYGNKWVRTRTLLNTLSPRWNEQYTWEVYDPCTVITIGVFDNHHVNGNKEDARDQRIGKVRIRLSTLETDRIYTHNYPLLVLQPSGLKKHGELHLAIRFTCVAWVNMLTQYSKPLLPKMHYVQPISVRHIDWLRHQAMQIVAARLSRAEPPLRRETVEYMLDVDYHMWSLRRSKANFYRIISLLSGFSAIWKWLDGICNWRNPLTTCLVHVLFLILVCYPELILPTIFLYLCVIGLWNYQFRPRKPPHMDARISQAENVHPDELDEEFDTFPSSRPTDLIRMRYDRMRSVAGRVQTVLGDLATQAERALAILSWRDSRATAIFIIFALMWATLFYLTPFQVIAVLHGLYWMRHPKFRNKMPSVPVNFFKRLPSKSDMLLS; encoded by the coding sequence TAACCCCTCGTGGCACGAAAAATTTGTCTTTAAATTCGATGACTTGCAGGATCTTTCTAGGAAAACTATTGAAGTTGTCATCTACAATGAAAATACTAGTCATGGCAACCACAATTTTCTTGGTCGAGTTCGGTTATCTGGTCTGTCAGTTCCTAAGTCCGAGTCTGAAGCAACGGTGCAACGATATCCTCTTGAGAAACGAGGTATATTTTCTCATATTCGTGGTGATATCGCGCTCAGGCTGTATCTTGCTGATGGCAAAGATGAGGATGGCGCTTCATCAGATCAAGCTGAATTACCAAAAGAAAAGACGAAGAAAGGCATGGAAAGTAGAGAAACTCCGGTGCAAGAAAATGTTAAAAGGTATGATAAGAAGGCTCAGGATGATGAGTTTAATGATTTTAGCAAACAGAAGATAAAAAGGAAGAAGGAGAAAGAGATTAGGACTTTCTACTCTGTTGGAACTGGTGGCCCAACTGGTCCTATGCCTCCAATGCAGAAGCCAGTAGTTCTTGAAACCAGGCCTCAGTTTATCCCACCAAGGCCACCTATGGTTATGCAAAATCAAATTCCCATGCAGAAGCCTGAATTCGGGTTGGTTGAGACGCGGCCACCAGTGGCAGCAAGGATGGGGTATTTGGGAGGTGACAAGATGGCGAGTACTTATGATTTGGTGGAGAAAGTGCATTACTTGTACATCAATGTGGTGAAAGCTAGAGATCTTCCTGCTTTGGATGTGAATGGAAGTCTTGACCCTTATGTTGAAGTAAAGGTGGGAAACTACAGGGGCTTGACAAAACACTTGGAGCATAACCAGGATCCGATGTGGAACAGTGTGTTTGCGTTCTCTAAAGAAAGGCTGCAGTCAAATGTGATTGAGGTGATAGTGAGGGCTAAAGATTTGGGGAAGGATGATTATGTTGGGAAGGTGGTTTTCGATGTAGTGGAAGTGCCTCTTCGGGTGCCACCTGATAGTCCTCTGGCTCCCCAGTGGTATAGATTGGCTGGTCAGGGAGAGATTATGCTTGCAGTTTGGCTTGGAACCCAGGCTGATGAGGCTTTTCCTGAGGCATGGCATAGTGATGCTCATGATATTAATCATCATAACCTAGCGAGTACACGCTCAAAGGTTTATTTCTCGCCTAAGTTGTACTATCTTCGCGTCCATGTCATTGAAGCCCAAGATCTTGTGCCTTCTGATAGAACAAGACTACCACAGCCATATGTGAGAATACAGCTAGGACATCAGATCAGGGTCACCCGGCCTTCCCAAACGAGGAACATAAATGCTGCTTGGAATGAAGAGCTTATGTTTGTAGCTTCTGAGCCTTTTGAAGACGTCCTTATTGTGAGTGTTGAAGACCGTGGTGAAGGGGGAAGGGAGGATAATATGGGAAGAGCAATGGTACCGGTCAGAGAGATTCCACCAAGGGTGGATTCAAGTAAGCTCCCGGATCCTCGCTGGTTAAATCTTCAGAGACCTTCTCACTCTGTGCATGAAGATGGCGAGAAAGAAGTCAAGTTTTCTAGCAAAATCCGCCTCTGCCTCTGCTTAGACGTCGGGTACCATGTCTTAGACGAAACGACTCATTTCAGTAGTGATCTTCAGCCATCATCCAAGTACTTGAGGAAACAAAGAATAGGAATTCTTGAAGTAGGGATATTGAGTGCTCAAAATCTGCTACCAATGAAAATCCGAGAAGGTGGAAGTACAGATGCATATTGTGTAGCCAAGTACGGAAATAAATGGGTACGTACTAGAACTCTTCTTAACACACTGTCTCCCAGGTGGAACGAGCAGTATACGTGGGAAGTTTATGATCCCTGCACTGTAATTACTATTGGTGTATTCGACAATCATCATGTTAATGGAAACAAAGAGGATGCAAGAGATCAGAGGATCGGGAAAGTAAGGATTCGTCTATCAACTCTTGAAACTGATAGAATTTATACACATAACTATCCCTTGCTGGTTCTGCAACCCTCTGGTTTGAAGAAACACGGAGAGCTTCATTTAGCCATACGCTTCACTTGTGTAGCTTGGGTTAATATGTTGACCCAATATAGCAAGCCATTACTCCCCAAAATGCACTATGTCCAGCCTATTTCTGTCCGACACATTGACTGGCTACGACACCAAGCAATGCAGATAGTTGCAGCACGGTTAAGCAGGGCAGAACCACCTCTAAGACGCGAAACAGTTGAGTACATGCTTGATGTGGACTATCACATGTGGAGCCTCAGGAGAAGCAAAGCAAATTTTTACCGAATAATTTCACTCCTCTCAGGATTTTCAGCTATCTGGAAATGGTTGGATGGAATTTGCAACTGGAGAAACCCTCTGACAACATGCCTTGTGCACGTACTTTTCTTGATCCTGGTTTGCTACCCTGAACTAATCCTCCCTACAATATTTCTCTACTTGTGTGTGATTGGTTTATGGAACTACCAGTTCAGACCCCGAAAGCCTCCACATATGGATGCACGAATCTCACAGGCTGAGAACGTGCATCCAGATGAGCTAGACGAGGAATTTGACACATTTCCATCTTCGCGACCTACAGACCTAATTAGGATGAGGTATGATCGGATGCGTAGTGTGGCAGGAAGAGTGCAAACAGTCCTCGGAGATTTAGCTACACAAGCGGAGAGAGCTTTGGCAATACTTAGCTGGCGAGATTCAAGAGCAACCGCAAtcttcattatatttgctcTCATGTGGGCAACTTTGTTTTACCTCACTCCCTTTCAGGTCATTGCAGTGCTTCACGGGCTGTACTGGATGCGCCATCCGAAGTTCAGAAACAAGATGCCTTCTGTTCCTgtcaatttcttcaaaagactCCCATCAAAGTCTGATATGCTGTTATCCTAG